A region from the Sutcliffiella horikoshii genome encodes:
- the aroQ gene encoding type II 3-dehydroquinate dehydratase codes for MRLLVLNGPNLNRLGLREPAVYGSQTLQDLEAQLQAFAGKNSCELTCFQSNHEGELIDKLHDAEGSFDGIVINPGAFTHYSYAIRDAIASITVPVMEVHISNIHKREEFRHTSVTAPVTIGQIVGLGFYGYELALQALLNQNKGE; via the coding sequence ATGCGCTTACTTGTTCTCAACGGCCCTAACCTAAACCGATTAGGACTTAGGGAACCCGCAGTATACGGCAGTCAAACATTGCAGGACCTAGAAGCGCAACTTCAAGCATTCGCAGGCAAAAATTCGTGTGAACTAACTTGTTTCCAAAGCAACCACGAAGGAGAGCTTATCGATAAGCTTCACGATGCGGAAGGCAGTTTTGACGGGATTGTCATAAACCCGGGGGCCTTCACCCACTACAGCTATGCGATCCGCGATGCGATTGCAAGCATAACTGTACCGGTAATGGAAGTGCACATTTCCAACATACATAAGCGGGAAGAATTCAGACATACATCCGTCACCGCACCTGTAACAATAGGCCAGATTGTAGGCCTTGGCTTTTACGGATACGAACTGGCACTACAAGCTTTATTGAATCAGAACAAGGGGGAATAG
- a CDS encoding YqhR family membrane protein — protein MMSDKKKLEQDQREQPMGFMTKVIVTGFVGGVLWSLIGYFAYIFSFTEISPNVVLQPWALGDWKKGWLGHIISIILLGLFGIGAALIYAAILKKFQQFWIGIVYGIALWGLVFFLLNPMFPSIKTVGELTLDTNVTNVCLYILFGVFVGYSISFEHNEMQHQNQHKKQQTQSSSNE, from the coding sequence ATGATGAGTGACAAAAAGAAATTGGAGCAGGACCAAAGAGAACAACCGATGGGGTTTATGACTAAAGTTATCGTTACCGGGTTTGTCGGTGGGGTGCTATGGAGTTTAATCGGATATTTCGCCTACATCTTCAGCTTCACTGAAATCAGCCCGAATGTTGTGCTTCAGCCATGGGCGCTTGGAGATTGGAAAAAAGGATGGCTGGGTCATATTATTAGTATCATCTTACTTGGTTTGTTTGGCATAGGCGCTGCACTCATATATGCAGCCATATTAAAGAAGTTTCAACAGTTCTGGATAGGGATTGTTTACGGAATTGCCCTGTGGGGTCTTGTTTTCTTTTTATTGAATCCAATGTTTCCTTCCATAAAAACTGTCGGCGAACTAACCCTTGATACAAATGTGACAAATGTATGCTTATACATATTGTTCGGCGTTTTTGTGGGCTATTCCATATCCTTTGAGCACAATGAAATGCAACACCAGAATCAGCACAAAAAACAACAAACACAATCCTCATCGAATGAGTAG
- a CDS encoding DUF1385 domain-containing protein encodes MSKDSKPVYGGQAVVEGVMFGGKRHYVTAIRRKDDSIEYLHVPRKVNPTLQSLKKIPFIRGIVAIVEAAGNGSKHLNFSTERYDVDPSQDEEEIYNKKEPSKLEMILSVAAVGVLSFIFGKFIFTLVPVFLAELTKPIFPSDFAQVLVETVFKLMLLLAYIYFISFTPIIKRVFQYHGAEHKVINAYENGKELTVSNIQAQSRLHYRCGSSFILFTVVVGFFVYLLVPTDPLWVRVLNRLALIPVVLGISFEVLQLTNKVRDIPVLKVLGYPGLWLQLLTTKEPTDDQVEVAILSFNRLLELEQDSEKKITEEIV; translated from the coding sequence ATGTCAAAAGATTCGAAACCTGTTTATGGTGGGCAGGCTGTGGTAGAAGGTGTGATGTTTGGCGGAAAACGCCATTATGTTACAGCAATCCGCAGAAAAGATGACTCCATTGAATATCTTCATGTACCAAGAAAAGTAAATCCGACATTACAGTCTTTAAAGAAGATTCCTTTTATTCGAGGAATTGTTGCTATAGTGGAAGCAGCCGGGAATGGATCTAAGCACTTAAATTTTTCCACAGAGAGATACGATGTAGATCCTAGTCAAGATGAGGAAGAGATCTATAACAAAAAAGAGCCTTCCAAGCTTGAAATGATTCTTAGTGTAGCAGCAGTTGGGGTTTTATCCTTTATTTTCGGGAAATTCATCTTTACGCTAGTGCCTGTTTTTTTGGCAGAACTCACAAAGCCCATTTTCCCGAGTGATTTTGCTCAAGTTTTAGTAGAAACTGTTTTTAAATTGATGCTTTTGTTGGCATACATATATTTCATCTCTTTTACCCCGATCATTAAAAGGGTATTTCAATATCATGGTGCGGAACATAAAGTGATTAACGCTTATGAAAACGGGAAAGAATTAACTGTAAGCAATATTCAAGCTCAATCGAGATTGCATTATAGATGTGGCAGCAGTTTTATCCTGTTCACAGTTGTTGTAGGCTTCTTTGTATACCTTCTTGTACCGACAGATCCTTTATGGGTGCGTGTACTGAACCGTTTAGCACTCATTCCTGTTGTTTTAGGTATCTCTTTTGAAGTATTACAGCTTACGAACAAAGTCCGCGATATTCCTGTTTTAAAAGTTTTAGGGTATCCCGGCCTATGGTTGCAACTGCTAACCACGAAGGAACCAACGGACGACCAAGTAGAGGTCGCTATCCTTTCCTTCAACAGACTATTGGAGCTAGAACAAGATTCAGAGAAAAAGATTACCGAAGAAATAGTATAA
- a CDS encoding SA1362 family protein, which translates to MKRSYRKLIFYALVSLAAFYLIIQLFTNPGGLFTSLLLIVGGATVFYLIFRYFIQGKIGAKTDARYSKAVKQSKKKYAATGNAKPTISPITSRDRASSKPSKPAVPKRKAPSHLTVIEGKKGKKKNRAFF; encoded by the coding sequence ATGAAAAGAAGCTATCGAAAACTAATTTTTTATGCACTCGTTTCCTTAGCAGCTTTTTATTTGATCATTCAATTATTTACTAATCCTGGAGGGTTATTTACGAGTCTACTATTAATTGTAGGGGGCGCAACCGTATTTTATCTGATTTTCCGCTATTTTATCCAAGGGAAAATCGGAGCAAAAACGGATGCCCGGTATAGTAAAGCTGTGAAACAGTCTAAAAAGAAATACGCAGCTACAGGAAACGCAAAACCAACCATCAGTCCTATTACCAGCAGAGACCGCGCAAGCTCTAAGCCGTCAAAACCGGCGGTACCAAAACGCAAAGCCCCATCCCATTTGACCGTCATTGAAGGGAAAAAGGGCAAAAAGAAAAACCGTGCTTTCTTTTAA
- a CDS encoding patatin-like phospholipase family protein: MKIDGVFSGGGIKGFALIGALQAVEERGLKFQRLAGTSAGSIVAAFTAAGYTANEIRNMLDETDIMNFLDQRRTMLPSPITKWLLLYWRLGLYKGDVLEKWLEKKLAEKGIRTFGDLPKDHLRIIASDLTSGTIAILPDDLPKYNMDSKKFSVAKAVRMSCSIPYFFEPVKIKGKGVTFLFVDGGVLSNFPIWLFDNDRIPKVRPVLGIQLSAKQEDRPVNKINNAITMFGALFETMKDAHDAKHISSRHEKDVIFIPMDHIAVTEFALTEERKRGLVEIGRKRAEAFLMKWCY; the protein is encoded by the coding sequence TTGAAGATAGATGGTGTATTTTCGGGAGGCGGAATTAAAGGATTTGCGCTTATCGGAGCGCTGCAAGCTGTGGAGGAAAGGGGATTAAAGTTCCAACGGCTGGCAGGGACAAGTGCGGGCTCTATTGTAGCTGCGTTTACAGCGGCAGGATACACGGCAAATGAAATCCGTAACATGCTTGATGAGACAGATATCATGAATTTTTTGGACCAGAGGAGAACAATGCTGCCATCACCCATTACCAAATGGCTGCTTTTATATTGGAGACTTGGTTTGTATAAGGGAGACGTGTTGGAGAAGTGGCTAGAAAAGAAACTTGCTGAAAAGGGGATAAGGACATTTGGAGATCTTCCTAAGGACCATCTTAGAATCATTGCCTCCGATCTAACAAGTGGAACCATTGCCATCCTTCCTGATGACCTTCCCAAATATAATATGGATTCGAAGAAATTTTCGGTTGCCAAGGCGGTCCGGATGAGCTGCAGCATTCCGTATTTTTTTGAACCTGTCAAAATCAAGGGGAAGGGAGTGACCTTCCTATTTGTGGACGGCGGGGTATTGAGCAACTTTCCTATTTGGTTATTTGATAATGATCGTATTCCAAAAGTGCGCCCTGTTCTTGGTATCCAATTAAGTGCAAAGCAAGAGGATCGGCCGGTCAACAAGATCAATAATGCCATCACGATGTTTGGTGCGTTGTTTGAAACGATGAAGGATGCCCATGATGCCAAACATATCTCAAGCCGTCATGAGAAGGATGTTATCTTTATCCCGATGGATCATATTGCTGTGACGGAATTTGCGTTAACAGAGGAGAGGAAGAGGGGACTAGTGGAAATTGGGAGAAAAAGAGCAGAGGCATTTCTGATGAAGTGGTGTTACTAA
- the mntR gene encoding transcriptional regulator MntR gives MPTPSMEDYIEQIYMLIEDKGYARVSDIAEALAVHPSSVTKMVQKLDKDQYLIYEKYRGLVLTSKGKKIGKRLVYRHELLEQFLRVIGVDEENIYEDVEGIEHHLSWNAIDRIGDLVQYFEEEKERVEALQTIQKQNEDNQ, from the coding sequence ATGCCTACCCCAAGTATGGAAGATTACATAGAACAGATTTACATGTTGATTGAAGATAAAGGATATGCACGGGTATCAGACATTGCCGAAGCATTGGCGGTACATCCCTCTTCTGTAACTAAAATGGTCCAGAAACTTGATAAGGACCAGTACTTAATCTATGAAAAATATCGCGGCCTAGTCCTTACTTCTAAAGGAAAGAAAATCGGCAAGCGATTAGTATATCGACATGAATTACTCGAGCAGTTTTTGCGTGTGATAGGTGTAGATGAGGAAAATATTTATGAAGATGTGGAAGGTATTGAACATCACTTGAGTTGGAATGCTATCGATCGCATTGGTGATCTTGTTCAATATTTTGAAGAAGAAAAAGAAAGAGTGGAAGCATTACAAACCATTCAAAAGCAGAATGAAGATAATCAGTAA
- a CDS encoding Ger(x)C family spore germination protein translates to MNCKGAISILLCIFLLTGCGGIKNIQDLTYIVAIGMDYDEVEEEYIVYLQGLNFANVAKQEGGKPVEKIPSFVGTARGKTLNLAVSELYSKSDPPIYFGHVKTLVLSQRLINSKSKEVLEEVARNRSLRHRLRIVTTEESIEEIFNIKALFNYPAVYTVLFKDKANGLAQDELQPTSLLLFLRSYYEPMGVAKIPTVTIDTSSWVSEKEFPVLFYDGYSVFQQQSFVKNIPLEDAVLLDWMVEKNIALNRPVKDKEELIAAVKLSSPKMKITYEKDKSEPVFSLEISARADLLEKLRDISADELKTLLEEDLKKQIIHLYEKGVDSKLDLLNAGEKWYRKDREAFKELEDSKHFYLKKDSLKKVKVDIQIFHFNSYEYEKN, encoded by the coding sequence TTGAACTGTAAAGGAGCAATCTCCATTTTGTTGTGTATATTTTTGCTAACGGGGTGTGGGGGCATAAAAAATATCCAAGATCTAACTTACATTGTGGCAATTGGAATGGACTATGATGAAGTGGAAGAGGAGTATATCGTGTATCTTCAAGGGCTGAACTTTGCAAATGTGGCAAAGCAAGAAGGAGGGAAGCCTGTTGAAAAAATTCCTAGCTTTGTTGGAACGGCAAGAGGTAAAACGTTAAATCTTGCTGTTAGTGAGTTATATAGTAAGTCCGATCCTCCTATCTATTTCGGTCATGTGAAAACACTCGTTCTTAGTCAACGATTAATAAATAGCAAATCAAAGGAAGTTTTAGAGGAGGTTGCCAGAAACAGATCACTTAGACATAGATTGAGGATTGTAACGACAGAAGAGAGTATTGAAGAAATTTTTAACATAAAAGCACTTTTCAATTATCCCGCAGTTTATACAGTTCTTTTTAAAGATAAGGCAAATGGGTTGGCACAGGATGAGTTGCAACCAACCTCACTTTTACTTTTCTTAAGGTCCTATTATGAACCAATGGGAGTGGCGAAAATACCTACTGTAACCATCGATACAAGCTCATGGGTATCAGAAAAGGAATTTCCTGTTCTTTTTTATGATGGATACTCAGTTTTTCAACAGCAATCGTTTGTTAAAAATATTCCTTTGGAAGATGCCGTACTTCTCGATTGGATGGTGGAAAAGAATATAGCTTTAAATCGACCTGTTAAAGATAAGGAAGAATTAATCGCGGCAGTAAAGCTATCCAGTCCGAAAATGAAGATTACTTACGAAAAAGATAAATCCGAACCCGTCTTCTCCCTAGAAATTTCTGCCCGAGCCGATTTGCTGGAAAAATTAAGGGATATATCTGCAGACGAGCTAAAAACACTATTGGAAGAAGATTTAAAAAAGCAAATCATACATCTCTATGAAAAAGGGGTAGATAGCAAACTTGATTTATTAAATGCAGGAGAGAAATGGTACCGAAAAGATCGAGAGGCTTTTAAGGAATTAGAAGACTCCAAACATTTTTATCTCAAAAAAGATTCCTTAAAAAAAGTCAAAGTCGATATTCAAATCTTCCATTTTAATAGCTATGAATACGAAAAGAATTAA
- a CDS encoding spore germination protein: MEDVASLLFEGNVIFNAEDSLLSLKAGEFPKRQPEESALETSIRGPKDGFVEDIKTNVSLIRRRLNTPSLCMEKFTIGKRSKTKVVLMYLDDVIDKKVLHEIRTRLNGVELDILTSAYELESSVRDRPYSVFPTMDFSGRPDFVVQVLNQGRFALLVDGNPTVSFAPVNLLLQTKSPEDTYISYAFVSIERLIRMFGIMVSGFLPGIWIAFSAFNIEQIPYLLVATISVSRFGLPLSAPIEMFIILFLFELFNEAGVRLPRAIGQTVAVLGGLIVGDAAIRAGLTSPTMLVVAATTYIASFTLVNQSLSSAITIIRFGVILISTFFGLFGVILSFILTVFYFSTLNSFGAPYFGSLAPISMTEIVKSFLKAPVQFYKSRTASTSPDDATRGDHN; this comes from the coding sequence ATGGAAGATGTGGCTTCTTTGCTTTTTGAAGGAAATGTAATTTTCAATGCAGAGGATAGTTTACTAAGTCTTAAGGCTGGTGAGTTTCCAAAGCGTCAACCAGAAGAATCAGCATTAGAAACTTCAATCAGAGGACCCAAAGACGGGTTTGTAGAGGACATTAAAACAAATGTTTCGTTGATAAGAAGGAGACTCAATACCCCGTCATTATGCATGGAGAAATTTACGATAGGGAAAAGGAGCAAGACAAAAGTAGTATTGATGTATCTTGATGATGTTATTGATAAGAAGGTTCTTCATGAAATAAGAACTAGACTAAATGGAGTTGAACTGGACATTTTAACAAGTGCTTATGAATTGGAATCTTCTGTTCGTGATCGTCCTTACTCCGTCTTTCCGACGATGGACTTTTCGGGAAGGCCTGACTTTGTTGTACAAGTCTTGAATCAAGGGAGATTTGCATTATTAGTGGACGGAAACCCGACTGTTTCGTTTGCACCGGTAAATTTGTTATTGCAAACAAAATCTCCAGAAGATACCTATATAAGTTATGCTTTTGTTTCGATTGAGCGGTTAATAAGAATGTTTGGGATTATGGTTTCGGGTTTTTTGCCTGGTATTTGGATTGCTTTTTCCGCTTTTAATATTGAGCAAATACCATATTTACTTGTTGCTACCATATCGGTTTCACGTTTTGGGTTGCCATTGTCTGCTCCCATTGAAATGTTTATCATCTTATTCCTGTTTGAATTATTTAATGAAGCAGGAGTACGCCTTCCACGAGCCATTGGTCAGACGGTAGCGGTACTTGGAGGTTTAATTGTCGGAGATGCCGCTATTAGAGCAGGTTTGACATCCCCAACCATGTTGGTGGTTGCTGCTACCACATATATTGCTTCCTTTACATTAGTGAACCAGTCTTTAAGTTCAGCCATTACCATCATTCGATTTGGTGTTATTTTGATAAGTACATTTTTTGGGTTATTTGGAGTGATCTTAAGCTTTATATTGACTGTTTTCTATTTTTCCACCTTAAATTCATTTGGGGCACCATACTTTGGATCGTTGGCACCTATTAGCATGACAGAGATCGTGAAATCCTTTTTAAAGGCACCGGTCCAATTCTACAAATCAAGAACTGCCTCAACTAGTCCTGATGATGCAACAAGGGGGGATCATAATTGA
- a CDS encoding GerAB/ArcD/ProY family transporter: MQNVTKILIPRQLFMMLILSTGLLNHVILIPNLLNAAGRDSWLGVLIAYPIALFFLWLVYFITKNCSDKGFFSMVEKRFGKVVSAIISLPVVLYLFLSAYVTFRDLMIWLNAYFLADASVTMINFIMILVCCVVTLGGIKYMAISSGFLLPLVMIFGIFIAITNTSIKDPSLLFPLFSEGYTPVIEAIIYSLSGLLEIYLIVLLQPYSQSPIKFRHLFILLTLLMGLILGPLTAAIMEFGPVESANFRYPAYEQWRVLNIGDYISHMDFFALYQWLSGAIIRIGLFIYLAAAFFTKKKKHYKLNTILVIGIYLIFFGVMWMEIETFYFYEFIYRYFLPACMAFFLFQILISALLILVMRKREDSHGKQNTPGL; the protein is encoded by the coding sequence ATGCAGAACGTTACGAAAATCCTAATCCCAAGACAGCTGTTCATGATGCTGATATTATCAACTGGGTTACTCAACCACGTTATCCTGATTCCGAATCTATTAAATGCTGCAGGCAGGGACAGCTGGTTAGGTGTGCTTATAGCTTACCCAATCGCCCTCTTCTTTTTATGGTTAGTTTATTTTATAACGAAAAACTGCTCTGATAAGGGATTTTTCTCAATGGTTGAAAAGCGATTTGGAAAAGTTGTATCTGCAATCATTTCACTGCCGGTCGTTCTTTATTTATTTTTGAGTGCTTACGTCACCTTTAGAGATTTAATGATTTGGCTTAATGCTTACTTTCTAGCTGATGCTTCGGTTACGATGATTAATTTCATTATGATATTAGTCTGCTGTGTAGTGACACTTGGTGGAATAAAATATATGGCTATTTCTAGCGGTTTTTTGCTTCCATTAGTGATGATTTTTGGCATTTTCATCGCCATTACCAATACTTCCATTAAAGACCCAAGCTTGTTGTTTCCGTTGTTTAGTGAAGGATACACACCTGTGATAGAAGCGATTATTTATTCTCTTTCAGGACTTCTTGAAATCTACCTTATCGTTTTATTGCAACCTTATTCACAATCTCCAATTAAATTCAGGCATCTTTTCATTTTACTCACCTTACTAATGGGATTAATCCTTGGTCCATTGACTGCTGCAATTATGGAGTTTGGCCCTGTTGAATCGGCAAATTTCCGCTATCCTGCCTATGAACAATGGCGGGTCTTGAACATAGGTGATTATATTTCACACATGGATTTTTTTGCCCTCTATCAATGGCTTAGTGGGGCAATTATAAGAATAGGCTTATTTATTTATCTGGCAGCTGCTTTCTTTACCAAAAAGAAAAAGCATTATAAGTTAAATACTATTTTAGTTATAGGAATTTACCTTATTTTCTTCGGTGTGATGTGGATGGAAATCGAGACTTTTTATTTCTATGAGTTTATCTATCGTTATTTTTTACCAGCATGTATGGCATTTTTTCTTTTCCAAATACTAATATCAGCCTTACTGATACTAGTTATGAGGAAAAGAGAGGATTCACATGGAAAACAAAACACACCTGGATTGTAA
- a CDS encoding vitamin B12-dependent ribonucleotide reductase, whose translation MTIAINESKLKINVERLNKDIGLFPQVHPITEDMTTTHKGVSRLVMLDRYAFKDTEKVTLTAGDFVVLTIKEDPKFPARGLGFIQDIDWSTKKASVLIEEEYRGVLTKQGEAETGVVVRSLDVIEKPLEVFYEQIAKRNAKGLAAVETTEEKRQEWFEKFYHELVNMNFVPAGRVLYGAGADTDVTYFNCYVMPFVQDSREGISEHRKQVMEIMSRGGGVGTNGSTLRPRNALARGVNGKSSGSVSWLDDIAKLTHLVEQGGSRRGAQMIMLADWHPDIVEFIISKMQNPRILRYLIENTNDESIKKAAEDKLKFTPLTDQEITMYQSVTNFKHIPGYGGFTEAIIKDAEQKLKVGGTYTVHNSEFLTGANISITLTKEFMEAVENDADFDLRFPDVEAYDKDEMAIYNEQWSEVGDVREWEKLGHKVRVYRKIKAKELWNLVNICATYSAEPGIFFIDNANDMTNAKAYGQKVVATNPCGEQPLAPFSVCNLAAVNLAQFADKETKTVNFEKLKQTVEVGVRMQDNVIDATPYFLEENKKQALGERRVGLGVMGLHDLLIYCETEYGSAKGNELVDKVFETIAVTAYRASVELGKEKGSFPFLEGATEEETNRLREAFTKTGFMSKMPEDIKEGIMTSGLRNSHLLTVAPTGSTGTMVGVSTGLEPYFSFSYFRSGRLGKFIEVKADIVQEYLDANPEANAENLPNWFISAMELAPEAHADVQCIIQNWIDSSISKTVNAPKGYTVDQVKKVYERLYKGGAKGGTVYVDGSRDSQVLTLKAEENTMDEGEQIQMEDVVKKPVVLVETINDLRSTNVQYGSEVGNTCPVCRIGTVKEIGGCNTCTDCGAQLKCGL comes from the coding sequence ATGACGATCGCAATTAATGAATCCAAATTGAAAATCAATGTAGAACGCTTGAACAAGGACATCGGCTTGTTTCCTCAAGTACACCCCATCACAGAGGACATGACCACCACACATAAAGGTGTTTCCCGCCTGGTCATGCTTGATCGTTACGCATTCAAAGATACAGAGAAAGTAACCCTTACAGCTGGAGATTTTGTTGTATTAACGATAAAAGAAGATCCTAAATTCCCTGCAAGAGGTCTTGGTTTTATACAAGATATAGACTGGTCTACCAAGAAGGCTTCTGTACTAATTGAAGAAGAGTATCGTGGAGTTTTGACAAAGCAAGGTGAAGCCGAAACGGGCGTTGTCGTTCGTTCCCTGGATGTTATTGAGAAGCCTCTAGAAGTCTTCTACGAGCAAATTGCCAAACGTAACGCAAAAGGCTTGGCAGCAGTAGAAACGACAGAAGAGAAGCGCCAGGAATGGTTTGAAAAGTTCTATCATGAATTGGTAAACATGAATTTCGTACCGGCAGGACGCGTGTTGTATGGAGCTGGGGCAGACACAGATGTAACCTACTTCAACTGTTATGTGATGCCTTTTGTACAAGATTCCCGTGAAGGAATTTCGGAACACCGTAAGCAAGTGATGGAAATCATGAGCCGCGGAGGCGGAGTTGGTACAAACGGATCAACACTTCGTCCACGAAACGCGCTTGCAAGAGGGGTTAACGGTAAATCCTCTGGAAGTGTCTCCTGGTTGGATGACATTGCAAAATTGACGCATCTTGTGGAACAAGGTGGATCAAGACGTGGAGCTCAAATGATTATGCTAGCAGACTGGCATCCTGATATCGTAGAATTCATCATCTCCAAAATGCAAAACCCTAGAATTCTGCGCTACCTCATTGAAAATACAAATGACGAAAGCATCAAAAAAGCGGCAGAGGATAAGCTGAAGTTTACACCATTAACAGATCAAGAAATCACGATGTACCAATCTGTTACAAACTTCAAACACATCCCTGGATACGGCGGATTTACAGAAGCCATCATCAAGGATGCAGAGCAGAAATTGAAAGTAGGCGGAACTTACACAGTTCATAATTCAGAGTTCCTAACAGGAGCCAACATCTCTATTACTCTAACGAAAGAGTTTATGGAAGCTGTTGAAAACGACGCAGACTTTGATCTTCGTTTCCCTGATGTGGAAGCATACGATAAAGATGAAATGGCCATCTATAATGAACAATGGTCAGAAGTTGGAGACGTGCGAGAGTGGGAGAAACTTGGTCACAAGGTAAGAGTGTACAGAAAAATTAAGGCAAAAGAACTTTGGAACCTAGTCAATATCTGTGCAACATACTCAGCCGAGCCTGGAATCTTCTTCATCGACAATGCCAACGATATGACAAATGCCAAAGCATACGGACAAAAGGTTGTAGCAACCAACCCATGTGGGGAACAACCCCTCGCACCATTCTCTGTCTGTAACTTAGCAGCCGTTAACTTGGCTCAATTTGCAGACAAGGAAACGAAAACAGTAAACTTTGAAAAACTAAAACAAACAGTAGAAGTTGGCGTTAGAATGCAAGATAACGTTATCGATGCGACGCCTTACTTCTTAGAAGAAAATAAAAAACAAGCACTAGGAGAGCGCCGTGTTGGTTTAGGTGTTATGGGCCTTCACGACCTACTAATCTATTGTGAAACAGAATACGGCTCTGCAAAAGGAAATGAGCTTGTAGATAAAGTATTTGAAACGATTGCGGTTACTGCATATCGTGCATCTGTGGAACTTGGAAAAGAAAAAGGAAGCTTCCCGTTCTTAGAAGGTGCAACAGAAGAGGAAACGAATCGCCTTCGTGAAGCATTCACGAAAACAGGCTTCATGAGCAAAATGCCGGAAGATATTAAAGAAGGCATTATGACGTCAGGTCTCCGTAACTCTCACCTGTTAACAGTAGCTCCAACTGGATCTACAGGAACAATGGTAGGGGTATCAACTGGACTTGAGCCTTACTTCTCCTTCTCCTACTTCCGCAGTGGACGTCTAGGGAAGTTCATTGAAGTAAAAGCAGACATCGTACAAGAGTACTTGGATGCTAACCCAGAAGCTAATGCAGAGAACCTTCCAAACTGGTTCATCTCCGCAATGGAACTTGCTCCTGAAGCACATGCAGATGTTCAATGCATCATCCAAAACTGGATTGACAGCTCCATTTCCAAAACGGTAAACGCACCGAAAGGATATACAGTTGATCAAGTGAAAAAAGTGTACGAACGCCTTTACAAAGGTGGAGCAAAAGGCGGAACCGTTTATGTAGACGGTAGTCGAGACTCCCAGGTACTAACGTTAAAAGCAGAAGAGAACACGATGGATGAAGGCGAACAGATTCAAATGGAAGATGTGGTAAAAAAGCCGGTAGTCCTCGTTGAAACAATCAACGATTTACGCTCTACCAATGTTCAATACGGATCAGAAGTAGGGAACACCTGCCCAGTATGCCGAATCGGTACGGTTAAAGAGATTGGCGGCTGCAACACTTGCACCGATTGCGGTGCGCAGTTGAAGTGCGGATTATAA
- a CDS encoding lipoate--protein ligase family protein, whose product MTKETWRFIDSQNQSPAFNMALDEKLLEWHSEGLIPPTIRFYGWNPATLSVGYFQKVEKEINLDRVKELGLGFVRRPTGGRGVFHDKELTYSVIVSEEHPEMPQTVTEAYRVISEGILEGFKALGLDAYFAIPRTEEEKQGLKNPRSSVCFDAPSWYELVVEGRKVAGSAQTRQKGVILQHGSILLDIDEDLLFSLFNYPSERVKERMQKNFKNKAVAINALRETPVTIEEAKRAFYEGFEKGLNITLEPHELTEAELAEVYAIMEKKYSTDEWNYKR is encoded by the coding sequence ATGACGAAGGAAACTTGGAGATTTATTGATTCACAAAATCAATCTCCAGCATTTAATATGGCGCTTGATGAAAAATTATTAGAATGGCACAGTGAAGGGTTAATTCCACCGACGATCCGCTTTTACGGATGGAATCCTGCGACTCTATCTGTCGGTTATTTTCAAAAAGTAGAAAAAGAAATAAATCTGGATCGTGTAAAAGAACTAGGCTTGGGTTTTGTTAGAAGACCCACAGGCGGACGTGGAGTCTTTCATGACAAGGAACTAACATATAGTGTCATCGTTTCAGAAGAACATCCAGAAATGCCTCAAACTGTCACAGAGGCTTACCGAGTTATTTCAGAAGGCATTTTGGAAGGTTTCAAGGCACTAGGACTTGATGCATACTTTGCGATTCCAAGAACAGAAGAGGAAAAGCAAGGGTTGAAGAATCCACGTTCTTCCGTATGTTTTGATGCCCCATCATGGTATGAACTTGTAGTGGAGGGAAGAAAGGTTGCCGGCAGTGCACAGACACGCCAAAAGGGTGTAATCTTGCAGCACGGTTCCATTCTCCTAGATATTGATGAGGACTTGCTTTTTAGTCTGTTCAATTATCCAAGTGAACGAGTGAAAGAACGGATGCAGAAGAATTTCAAGAATAAAGCAGTGGCGATCAATGCCCTGCGCGAAACTCCGGTTACCATCGAAGAAGCAAAGAGAGCATTTTATGAAGGATTTGAAAAAGGATTAAACATTACGCTAGAACCACATGAGCTGACGGAAGCGGAACTGGCTGAAGTTTATGCCATAATGGAAAAGAAATATTCCACAGATGAGTGGAATTATAAAAGATAA